A single Cryomorphaceae bacterium DNA region contains:
- a CDS encoding T9SS type A sorting domain-containing protein — protein MCVLRKAQVLSLLFLFFLPTAGWSQSLPQTDTERLRFLADSFAQVFTAEKAEAIAWARANNYPVRTVTEDGTEIEIMRIENGHPVYYTTDNDDAALSTNTNDLWNGGSLGLNLEGQGMTIGEWDGGSVRSTHQEFNPAVGSTRVTQGDAASNPSPSWHATHVAGTMVAEGDVAAAQGMAPQADLHAYDWNSDDSEMSTEAANGLLVSNHSYGTISGWYNNSGTWRWYGTPSVSATEDYNFGRYNSSARSWDLIAEAAPYYLICKSAGNDRNDDHNGTHEVWSGGWVTSTASRDPDGGVDGYDCVGPQGTAKNILTVAAVSDVTPGYTQPSDVSMSSFSGWGPTDDGRIKPDISGNGIGLYSTDDDSDTDYTNSSGTSMSSPNVAGSLILLQQHYHDLNSAYMRSSTLKALVIHTANECGSNDGPDYAFGWGLLDASAAASAISNTAENTILESTLSDGGTWSYTFTANGATPFSATMAWIDPAGATTGSVLNPSAPRLVNDLDIRLTDGNSTWSPWILDPSNPSNAATTGDNILDNVEKIETAILPAGTYTVNITHKGSLSGGSQAFSLVMTGLPSLPIANFVASETVPCTGDTVTLTSQSSGGPTSYTWSISPNTGWSYLSGSNANSQNPQVVFSSSGTYTISLTASNSLGSDGEIKTNYITVGGLSLPFSEDFESSSTQGRWTVENPDGSTTWQFVSVSGNGGSTAAGIDNYNYSAADNAVVQDHLISPAFDFSGYSNVQLDFEYAYRRYSSGYHDSLSVWISNDCGNSWTRIASYEDNGSGSFATGSDQTSQWTPASASDWCDGSGSPACPNLDLSAWDDQPSIRIRFTNLSGWGNDLFIDNISITGTSSATLTTITAQDDLDCFGDNDGSASVTVSGGVSPYTFTWSNGAVTGGPVTTHNVDVGNFFYNPSDFNINSGDTIIWTQSAGTHNVNGSQATFPNNPESFTNGSAAGGSWTYKRGFTTPGSYNYHCDPHASFMSGSFTVLAVSNNSSISNLSAGSYSCTITDANGLSTTVTYTLAQPSALSASETISDPSNFGASDGQISVTASGGTPPYQFDWSTGTSDNSNPSVESGLADGSYQLTITDANGCTLEDSYTLTQPAPPALTSTSTSTNNLCNGDAQGSASISVSGGVPPYSYTWSNGGATSSQSNLTEGVYGVTATDQQGTTTTASFTLVDPAVLLASASSTNESLAGSMDGTAAVTASGGTPPYTYLWSNGSQISSISSLAAGMYGVTVTDAQNCTVQDQVTISAGTTPLNLTGSSTNVSCSGEADGSIAVTVSGGTTPYSFLWSNGSSSQNLTGLSAGTYSLTVTDNGGQSSSFNAVISEPSALILLASATDESISGASDGAAQSTVSGGTPPYTYLWSTGGNASSLSGLTPAVYGLTVTDDNGCSQTTQVTVLAGVPLLSASGNASNVSCFGSLDGSISVMPSGGMAPYNYAWDDGSVLQNRSGLGAGSYHVTVSDQSGQMTSLAFTLTQPTALVLTLNSSDESISGSLNGTVVSTVSGGTPPYAYTWSTGSVMPSLANLTPGVYTLTITDGNGCSNAASASVGPGIPVLTISGQSMDVLCFGGSDGSIDITVSGGSQPYQYTWSNGMATEDLAGITAGTYGVTATDQSGQSATFNSVISEPSALLLTVSSTNESIAGAADGTVSANPSGGTAPYAYQWNTGSITNGMSSLPAGVYSVTVTDANGCTNSGTATVSTGVSVLSLSAVGTDLSCFGDLSGSIDLIVSGGQLPYTYLWSDGVQTEDRNGLNAGSYSVTVMDQSGQSQSQSVVLTQPTALSLAITSIDESVVGAQDGSASSSVSGGTPPYTYLWSNGLQATAVSGLATGPYSLTVSDANGCQISGSVSIAAGSAVLGLSGLATDVSCAGGSNGTISLTVLGGQAPFAFLWADGPLVQNRTGLVAGSYSVTVTDNIGQEASSSFVITQPVVISVALSSTDETINGASDGSASATVSGGTPPYSYSWSNGAMSNSISGLNPGSYGLTVTDANGCTNTVSTSIAPGTPILSINSSASSVSCSGGSDGSATTSISGGLPPYTYLWSDGSNLAQRIGLGAGTYTVTVSDGQGQQASTSAVVTEPIPITLLLVLTDETLSGNSDGTASTTVSGGTPPYSYNWSNGSSQPSLLGLAPGTYGLTITDANGCSQTGSGTVAPGTSLLVASGTSTDNACAGDAAGTIQITTSGGATPYTYAWSDGATTADRSGLQAGIYDLSISDASGQQTSLSFTLIDPTPLSGTLSVSDESQLGANDGSATMSPMGGTSPYQIDWSTGATGPSIGSLSPGSYSVTVTDANGCTFSQAFAIGAGPAPLSLQMGSTDIACSGTPGSASVTASGGTPPYSYVWSTGGTQASINTSLVGMYVVTVTDNQGQLASDSVFVLGEQFPAQVILDLTDTCLSTISLIITGGNGPYQFDWTDFNDPSNTPNGPTITLANACADAVCLSAACTITDANGCTFMTDTLDFTGCLSSIEEDPIAWNMYPNPGTIELNIESSRLLDEIKVFDMLGRMVHQQSGIHLGKTSLSTESWPSGTYMIHVRMGDAIRRQRWVKTD, from the coding sequence ATGTGTGTACTCCGTAAAGCTCAAGTACTGAGCCTCTTATTTCTATTCTTTCTGCCTACGGCAGGATGGTCCCAGTCCCTTCCCCAAACCGACACTGAGCGTCTGCGCTTTCTAGCCGACTCTTTTGCTCAAGTTTTCACCGCTGAAAAGGCCGAGGCCATCGCTTGGGCTCGAGCAAATAACTATCCTGTGCGAACCGTCACGGAAGACGGAACCGAAATCGAGATTATGCGGATCGAAAACGGGCACCCGGTGTATTACACCACAGACAATGACGACGCCGCCTTGTCGACCAACACCAACGACCTCTGGAATGGAGGTTCCCTTGGACTCAACCTGGAGGGCCAAGGTATGACCATAGGTGAATGGGATGGCGGATCTGTTCGATCTACGCACCAAGAATTTAATCCTGCCGTAGGCAGTACGCGCGTCACTCAAGGAGATGCCGCCAGTAATCCTTCACCCTCCTGGCACGCCACCCATGTCGCCGGAACTATGGTTGCGGAAGGAGACGTTGCTGCGGCACAGGGAATGGCACCTCAAGCCGATCTGCACGCCTATGACTGGAACAGCGACGATTCCGAAATGAGTACAGAAGCAGCCAACGGACTGTTAGTCTCCAACCACAGCTATGGAACCATATCGGGCTGGTATAACAACAGCGGTACTTGGCGTTGGTATGGTACGCCTTCGGTATCGGCTACGGAGGATTATAACTTCGGGAGATATAATTCATCGGCCCGATCCTGGGACCTCATAGCCGAAGCTGCCCCATACTATTTGATTTGCAAGTCAGCAGGGAACGATCGAAACGACGACCACAACGGCACCCATGAAGTGTGGAGCGGAGGTTGGGTGACCAGTACTGCGTCTAGAGATCCAGATGGTGGCGTGGATGGATACGATTGCGTGGGGCCTCAAGGAACCGCCAAGAATATCTTGACTGTTGCTGCCGTAAGTGATGTAACCCCGGGCTATACTCAGCCCTCTGACGTCAGCATGTCTTCGTTTAGCGGTTGGGGGCCAACGGACGACGGCCGGATCAAACCGGATATCAGCGGAAATGGAATTGGTCTCTATTCAACCGATGATGACAGCGATACGGACTATACCAATAGCAGCGGAACCTCTATGTCTTCGCCTAATGTGGCGGGGTCCCTCATTCTGCTCCAACAGCATTATCACGACTTGAACAGTGCGTACATGCGCTCATCCACCCTGAAGGCTTTGGTTATTCATACCGCCAATGAATGTGGGAGCAATGACGGACCAGACTATGCCTTTGGATGGGGGCTCTTGGACGCCTCGGCTGCAGCTAGCGCCATTTCCAATACGGCCGAAAACACCATACTCGAATCCACCCTTTCAGACGGTGGAACCTGGAGCTACACCTTTACTGCCAACGGAGCAACGCCGTTCTCGGCGACCATGGCATGGATTGATCCGGCCGGAGCTACGACGGGTTCAGTCCTGAATCCCTCGGCACCCCGATTGGTCAATGATCTAGACATACGACTCACGGACGGAAACTCTACTTGGTCACCGTGGATCCTCGACCCGAGCAATCCGTCGAATGCCGCGACGACAGGGGACAATATTTTAGACAATGTCGAAAAGATAGAAACCGCAATCCTGCCAGCAGGTACCTACACGGTGAACATCACGCACAAGGGTTCCCTTTCCGGCGGAAGTCAGGCCTTCTCCCTGGTGATGACCGGTCTCCCCTCGTTACCCATTGCCAATTTTGTGGCCAGCGAAACGGTTCCATGTACCGGAGATACCGTCACCTTGACGAGTCAAAGCTCTGGGGGGCCAACCTCCTACACGTGGTCGATTTCACCGAATACAGGTTGGAGCTATCTCTCAGGGTCGAATGCAAACAGTCAAAATCCTCAAGTCGTCTTTTCTTCTTCAGGGACCTATACCATCAGCTTGACCGCTTCAAATTCATTGGGCAGCGATGGCGAAATCAAGACGAACTACATCACGGTTGGCGGCTTAAGCCTTCCCTTTAGCGAAGACTTTGAAAGCTCTTCAACTCAAGGTCGCTGGACCGTTGAAAATCCCGACGGCTCCACTACGTGGCAGTTTGTTTCGGTCAGTGGGAATGGAGGGTCAACCGCTGCGGGAATCGACAACTACAACTACAGTGCTGCCGACAATGCCGTTGTTCAAGATCACTTGATTTCTCCAGCTTTTGATTTCAGTGGCTACTCCAATGTCCAACTCGACTTCGAGTATGCTTATAGACGTTACTCTAGCGGATATCACGATAGTTTAAGCGTCTGGATCAGCAATGACTGCGGAAATTCTTGGACACGTATTGCCAGCTATGAAGACAATGGTTCGGGTAGTTTTGCCACGGGAAGCGACCAAACCTCTCAATGGACTCCAGCGAGCGCCAGCGATTGGTGTGATGGCTCTGGCTCTCCGGCTTGTCCAAACCTAGACCTAAGTGCGTGGGACGATCAGCCCAGCATTCGAATTCGTTTTACCAATCTTTCGGGTTGGGGAAATGATCTTTTCATTGACAACATTAGCATTACCGGAACTTCTTCTGCTACGCTGACTACCATAACCGCGCAGGACGACCTCGACTGTTTTGGCGACAACGACGGTTCGGCGAGTGTCACTGTTTCCGGAGGGGTCAGTCCCTACACTTTCACCTGGTCGAATGGAGCAGTGACCGGGGGCCCAGTGACCACACACAATGTGGATGTAGGTAATTTCTTCTACAATCCAAGCGACTTCAACATCAACTCAGGAGATACCATTATTTGGACCCAATCCGCCGGAACACATAATGTCAACGGTTCACAAGCAACCTTTCCCAACAACCCAGAAAGTTTCACTAACGGTTCTGCCGCTGGGGGAAGTTGGACGTACAAAAGAGGCTTCACCACGCCGGGCTCCTACAACTATCATTGCGACCCACATGCAAGCTTCATGTCAGGATCATTCACTGTCTTGGCGGTAAGCAATAATTCCTCCATTTCGAACCTGAGTGCTGGGAGTTATTCATGTACCATCACGGACGCTAATGGACTCAGTACAACTGTAACCTACACCCTAGCTCAACCCAGCGCATTGTCCGCTTCAGAAACCATATCGGACCCATCGAACTTTGGCGCTTCCGATGGGCAGATATCCGTGACCGCCTCTGGGGGTACTCCTCCATATCAGTTCGACTGGTCTACAGGAACTTCAGACAACTCCAATCCCTCCGTTGAATCAGGCCTTGCAGACGGGTCCTACCAGCTCACCATTACCGATGCGAATGGCTGTACCCTTGAAGATTCGTATACCTTAACACAACCGGCGCCACCGGCTTTAACCTCTACTTCAACCTCTACGAATAACCTTTGTAATGGGGACGCCCAGGGAAGCGCGTCCATCTCTGTTTCCGGAGGAGTACCTCCTTATTCCTACACATGGTCCAATGGGGGAGCAACATCCAGCCAATCCAACCTTACGGAAGGAGTCTATGGCGTAACGGCTACTGATCAGCAAGGAACAACCACCACCGCCTCCTTTACCTTGGTGGACCCCGCAGTGCTCTTGGCCTCTGCATCTTCAACCAATGAATCATTGGCAGGAAGCATGGACGGTACGGCAGCAGTCACTGCAAGCGGTGGAACTCCGCCATACACCTATTTGTGGTCCAACGGCTCACAAATATCAAGCATTTCTTCCCTTGCAGCCGGTATGTATGGCGTTACGGTCACGGACGCTCAAAACTGCACAGTACAAGACCAAGTAACCATATCTGCTGGAACAACTCCCTTGAACTTGACAGGCAGTTCAACAAATGTATCCTGTTCGGGAGAAGCTGATGGCTCCATCGCCGTGACCGTCTCTGGAGGAACAACCCCCTATAGCTTCCTTTGGTCCAACGGTTCCAGCTCCCAAAATTTGACTGGGTTGAGTGCGGGAACGTACTCTTTAACCGTGACCGACAACGGTGGTCAAAGCTCCAGTTTTAATGCGGTGATCAGCGAACCTTCGGCCCTCATCCTTTTGGCCTCGGCCACAGATGAAAGCATTTCTGGCGCCAGCGACGGAGCTGCCCAATCGACGGTCTCAGGGGGTACTCCACCCTATACCTACCTATGGTCAACAGGCGGTAATGCGTCTTCCCTTTCTGGGCTTACACCGGCAGTTTATGGACTTACGGTTACCGATGACAACGGCTGCAGCCAGACTACTCAAGTGACTGTTCTAGCCGGCGTACCTCTGCTTTCAGCATCAGGAAACGCATCAAACGTTTCATGCTTTGGCAGTTTGGATGGGAGTATTTCTGTAATGCCTTCTGGAGGTATGGCACCCTATAATTATGCCTGGGATGATGGTTCGGTTTTACAAAACCGCTCGGGGCTTGGGGCCGGATCCTACCATGTGACCGTTAGCGATCAAAGTGGTCAAATGACAAGTCTTGCCTTCACCTTGACTCAGCCTACAGCCCTAGTGCTGACTTTGAATTCCAGTGATGAATCTATTTCCGGCTCTCTCAATGGTACCGTAGTCTCAACGGTGAGTGGAGGCACCCCTCCATACGCGTATACCTGGAGTACGGGAAGTGTAATGCCTTCATTAGCAAACCTCACTCCGGGAGTATATACCTTGACCATCACTGATGGTAACGGTTGTTCTAATGCTGCTTCTGCTTCGGTTGGCCCAGGTATTCCAGTGCTCACGATAAGCGGCCAAAGTATGGATGTTCTCTGCTTCGGCGGGTCAGATGGAAGTATCGATATAACGGTATCGGGTGGTTCTCAACCCTATCAGTATACCTGGTCCAATGGAATGGCCACTGAAGACTTGGCTGGCATTACAGCTGGGACCTATGGAGTAACCGCAACAGATCAATCCGGTCAATCGGCAACCTTTAATTCAGTCATTTCCGAACCGTCGGCTTTGTTGCTTACAGTGAGTTCAACCAACGAATCCATTGCTGGTGCAGCTGATGGAACGGTTAGCGCCAATCCCTCCGGGGGTACTGCGCCCTACGCCTATCAATGGAATACAGGAAGTATCACGAACGGCATGAGTAGCCTTCCTGCGGGTGTATACTCGGTAACCGTTACCGATGCCAATGGATGTACTAATTCGGGCACCGCAACGGTATCTACGGGCGTTTCCGTGCTAAGTCTATCGGCTGTTGGAACGGACTTAAGTTGTTTTGGCGATCTCTCTGGTAGTATAGACTTGATTGTCTCAGGGGGACAGCTCCCATACACCTACTTGTGGTCCGATGGAGTACAAACAGAAGATCGAAACGGGCTTAACGCAGGCTCATATTCGGTAACCGTGATGGATCAAAGTGGGCAGTCTCAAAGTCAATCCGTCGTCCTCACGCAGCCTACTGCCCTTTCTCTAGCCATAACTTCAATCGATGAAAGCGTGGTCGGAGCACAGGACGGTTCGGCTTCATCCAGTGTCTCAGGAGGAACACCACCCTACACGTATCTATGGTCCAATGGACTGCAGGCCACGGCCGTTTCTGGTCTAGCAACAGGGCCGTACTCGCTCACGGTATCCGATGCAAACGGGTGTCAAATTTCTGGGAGTGTTTCCATCGCTGCAGGGTCGGCCGTTTTGGGACTTTCCGGCTTAGCAACAGATGTAAGCTGTGCTGGAGGAAGTAACGGGACCATCTCTCTCACTGTATTGGGTGGCCAAGCACCTTTCGCCTTCTTATGGGCAGATGGACCACTGGTTCAGAATAGAACCGGCTTGGTTGCGGGGTCCTACAGCGTGACCGTTACCGACAATATTGGTCAGGAGGCAAGTTCAAGCTTTGTCATTACTCAACCCGTGGTGATCAGCGTTGCTTTGAGCAGCACGGATGAAACGATTAACGGAGCTTCTGACGGTTCTGCTTCAGCCACCGTAAGTGGTGGAACTCCGCCCTACAGCTATAGTTGGAGCAACGGAGCTATGAGCAACTCCATCTCGGGGCTAAATCCCGGCTCATACGGCTTGACGGTCACCGATGCCAATGGTTGCACCAACACGGTCAGTACAAGTATTGCACCGGGTACCCCAATACTGAGTATCAATAGTTCGGCCTCATCCGTCTCCTGCTCCGGAGGGTCCGACGGTTCTGCAACGACTAGCATTTCCGGAGGTCTTCCACCCTACACCTATCTGTGGTCTGATGGAAGCAATTTGGCTCAACGAATTGGTCTTGGTGCCGGCACATATACTGTGACGGTGAGTGATGGACAGGGGCAGCAGGCCAGTACAAGCGCCGTTGTCACGGAGCCTATTCCCATCACCCTACTCCTTGTTTTAACGGACGAAACTCTGAGTGGGAACAGTGATGGAACGGCTTCAACAACAGTCAGCGGGGGCACTCCGCCGTACAGCTACAACTGGTCGAACGGAAGCAGTCAACCTTCCTTGCTTGGACTGGCTCCAGGTACCTATGGATTAACCATCACTGATGCAAATGGCTGTTCGCAAACCGGTTCGGGAACGGTTGCTCCGGGAACATCCTTATTGGTGGCCAGCGGAACCTCCACAGATAATGCCTGCGCTGGTGATGCTGCAGGAACTATCCAAATAACGACTTCTGGCGGTGCTACACCTTATACCTATGCTTGGTCCGATGGAGCCACCACTGCCGATCGCTCTGGACTTCAAGCCGGCATATATGATTTGAGCATTAGCGATGCTTCTGGCCAACAAACGTCCTTGAGCTTTACACTGATTGACCCTACCCCTCTCTCAGGAACGTTGAGCGTCTCTGATGAATCGCAACTAGGGGCTAATGACGGTTCAGCAACCATGTCGCCTATGGGTGGCACCAGTCCTTATCAGATTGATTGGAGCACTGGTGCAACAGGACCGTCTATTGGAAGCCTGTCCCCAGGAAGCTATTCGGTAACCGTTACGGATGCGAACGGTTGTACCTTCAGTCAAGCCTTCGCCATAGGAGCCGGACCGGCTCCACTTTCCCTACAGATGGGAAGCACAGACATAGCGTGCAGCGGTACACCTGGATCAGCTTCCGTTACCGCTTCAGGTGGAACACCGCCCTACAGCTATGTTTGGAGTACTGGTGGCACGCAAGCCTCGATCAACACTTCTTTAGTGGGCATGTACGTGGTAACGGTCACCGATAATCAAGGCCAGCTGGCTTCGGATAGCGTCTTTGTTCTTGGAGAGCAATTCCCCGCTCAGGTCATTCTGGATTTGACCGATACCTGCTTATCGACGATTTCCCTGATCATTACCGGCGGAAACGGGCCTTATCAGTTCGACTGGACTGATTTCAATGATCCGAGCAACACGCCAAACGGCCCCACCATTACGCTGGCGAATGCCTGCGCAGATGCCGTGTGTTTGTCCGCTGCTTGTACGATTACGGATGCCAACGGGTGTACCTTTATGACGGATACCTTGGACTTCACCGGATGCTTGTCAAGCATTGAGGAAGACCCCATCGCTTGGAACATGTACCCCAATCCGGGAACGATAGAATTGAACATCGAAAGCAGTCGACTGCTCGACGAAATCAAGGTGTTTGATATGCTAGGTCGAATGGTGCATCAACAATCCGGAATCCATCTCGGAAAGACATCCCTTAGTACCGAAAGCTGGCCCTCAGGGACGTATATGATTCACGTGCGCATGGGAGATGCCATCCGCCGTCAACGTTGGGTCAAGACGGATTAA